A genomic stretch from Desulfolutivibrio sulfodismutans DSM 3696 includes:
- a CDS encoding heavy metal translocating P-type ATPase, with protein MKKAAPPDGKHVSMPVSGMHCAACAARIEKIVSGMEGVAQVSVNLADESMHLAFDPDKVDLGSVVSRVADLGFTATPPPDQASLELAVTGMHCAACSSRIERVVGAMPGVSQATVNLAAETGKFVFDPAAVTPRDIRRTIRDLGFSSESLTTTDFFKTRRTEAENNLHALRRELVPAMVLAGLLLYVSMGHMLGLPLPPFLDPHYSPAGFALAQFVLVVPIMWTGRRFYTVGIPSLFRGAPNMDSLVAVGTGAAFLHSLWNLIEILAGVDPAARAMDLYFESAGVLIAMISLGKYLEAGAKYKTSDAIAALMRLAPDMATLVKDGQHLPIPLEEVVAGDVLLVRPGDRVPTDAEVVEGQSGVDESMLTGEPLPVTKRPGDTVTGGTLNTTGALTVRAVRVGADTTLSRIVALVREAQGSKAPIADLADRVSFYFVPTVMACAVVAALSWYFLGGATYTFALRIFTAVLVIACPCAMGLATPTSIMVGTGRGARLGILVKSGAALQGAGGLTAMVFDKTGTLTHGRPSLDAVRLAPGTSGPDENAALALAAAAESLSEHPLAQAVVREAARRGLSLHKPAAFEAVPGKGVVALIGEKKILVGNREFLTENGVSGMDAADETAADLADTGKTPVHLAVDGKFAAILAIADQLRPESAAVVAELARRGITVVMLTGDALATAKAVAAAAGITRVVAGVLPDRKAQEIERVQAEGFRAGMVGDGINDAPALARADLGVAMGSGIDVAIESCDVVLMRNDLRGVLAALDLSRAVMGNIRQNLFWAFAFNTIGIPVAAGVLHLFGGPTLNPMLAGTAMALSSFTVVTNALRLRFFTPRQIALPPSAASGQSAPA; from the coding sequence ATGAAAAAAGCAGCACCCCCTGACGGCAAACATGTTTCCATGCCCGTTTCGGGCATGCATTGCGCGGCCTGCGCCGCACGCATCGAAAAAATCGTCTCCGGCATGGAGGGCGTGGCCCAGGTCTCGGTCAACCTGGCCGACGAGTCCATGCACCTGGCCTTTGATCCGGATAAGGTGGACCTGGGTTCCGTGGTCAGCCGCGTGGCCGACCTGGGATTCACGGCCACCCCACCCCCCGACCAGGCCAGCCTGGAACTGGCCGTCACCGGCATGCACTGCGCGGCCTGCTCGTCGCGCATTGAGCGGGTGGTGGGGGCCATGCCCGGCGTCTCCCAGGCGACGGTGAACCTGGCCGCCGAGACCGGAAAATTCGTCTTCGACCCCGCCGCCGTCACCCCCAGAGACATCCGCCGCACCATCCGCGACCTGGGATTTTCCTCCGAATCCCTGACCACCACGGACTTTTTCAAGACCCGGCGCACCGAGGCCGAAAACAATCTGCACGCCCTGCGCCGGGAGCTTGTCCCGGCCATGGTCCTGGCCGGGCTTCTGCTCTACGTGTCCATGGGCCACATGCTGGGGCTGCCCCTGCCGCCGTTTCTCGACCCGCACTACTCCCCGGCCGGGTTCGCCCTGGCCCAGTTTGTCCTGGTGGTCCCCATCATGTGGACCGGACGCCGTTTCTACACCGTCGGCATCCCAAGCCTTTTTCGCGGCGCGCCGAACATGGACTCCCTGGTGGCCGTGGGCACGGGCGCGGCCTTTTTGCACAGCCTGTGGAACCTTATCGAGATTCTCGCGGGCGTGGACCCGGCGGCCCGGGCCATGGACCTCTATTTCGAGTCCGCAGGCGTTTTGATCGCCATGATTTCGCTCGGCAAATACCTGGAGGCCGGGGCCAAGTACAAGACCTCCGACGCCATCGCCGCGCTCATGCGGCTGGCCCCGGACATGGCCACCCTGGTCAAGGACGGCCAGCACCTGCCCATCCCCCTGGAAGAGGTGGTGGCCGGGGACGTCCTTTTGGTGCGCCCCGGCGACCGGGTGCCCACGGACGCCGAGGTGGTCGAGGGCCAGTCCGGGGTGGACGAGTCCATGCTCACGGGCGAACCCCTGCCGGTCACCAAACGGCCCGGGGATACGGTCACCGGCGGCACGCTCAACACCACGGGGGCGCTCACCGTGCGGGCCGTGCGGGTGGGCGCGGACACCACGCTGTCGCGCATCGTGGCCCTGGTGCGCGAGGCGCAGGGGTCCAAGGCCCCCATCGCCGACCTGGCCGACCGGGTGAGCTTTTATTTCGTGCCCACGGTCATGGCCTGCGCCGTGGTCGCGGCCCTTTCCTGGTACTTTTTGGGCGGGGCGACCTACACCTTTGCGCTGCGCATCTTCACCGCCGTGTTGGTCATCGCCTGCCCCTGCGCCATGGGGCTGGCCACCCCCACCTCGATCATGGTCGGCACGGGCCGGGGGGCGCGGCTCGGCATCCTGGTCAAAAGCGGCGCGGCCCTCCAGGGGGCGGGGGGACTGACGGCCATGGTCTTCGACAAGACCGGCACCCTGACCCACGGCCGCCCGTCCCTGGACGCGGTGCGCCTCGCCCCGGGCACAAGCGGCCCGGACGAAAACGCGGCCCTGGCCCTGGCGGCGGCGGCTGAAAGCCTGTCCGAGCATCCCCTGGCCCAGGCCGTGGTGCGCGAGGCCGCCCGGCGCGGCCTGTCCCTGCACAAGCCCGCCGCCTTCGAGGCCGTGCCGGGCAAGGGCGTGGTGGCCCTGATTGGCGAAAAAAAGATTTTGGTGGGAAACCGGGAGTTTCTGACGGAAAACGGCGTGTCCGGCATGGACGCGGCGGACGAGACGGCCGCTGATCTGGCCGATACGGGCAAGACCCCGGTGCATCTGGCCGTGGACGGAAAATTTGCCGCCATCTTGGCCATCGCCGACCAGCTTCGGCCCGAATCGGCGGCGGTCGTGGCCGAGCTTGCCAGGCGCGGCATCACCGTGGTCATGCTCACGGGCGACGCCCTGGCCACGGCAAAGGCCGTGGCCGCCGCAGCCGGGATAACCCGGGTGGTGGCCGGGGTTTTGCCCGACCGCAAGGCCCAGGAGATCGAGCGGGTTCAGGCCGAAGGATTCCGGGCGGGCATGGTGGGCGACGGCATCAACGACGCCCCGGCCCTGGCCCGGGCGGACCTGGGCGTGGCCATGGGCTCGGGCATCGACGTGGCCATCGAATCCTGCGACGTGGTGCTCATGCGCAACGACCTGCGCGGCGTCCTGGCCGCCCTGGACCTGAGCCGGGCGGTCATGGGCAACATCAGGCAGAACCTCTTCTGGGCCTTTGCCTTCAACACCATCGGCATCCCCGTGGCCGCGGGCGTGTTGCACCTCTTCGGCGGCCCGACCTTAAACCCCATGCTGGCCGGCACGGCCATGGCCTTAAGCTCGTTCACCGTGGTGACCAACGCCCTGCGGCTGCGGTTTTTCACGCCCCGTCAGATCGCCCTGCCGCCTTCGGCTGCGTCCGGACAAAGCGCCCCGGCGTGA
- a CDS encoding cupin domain-containing protein: MNENGSGFEEGCCVFPGRTIRLADIPEKPHPAFAGVFLRCLVPGRETGGTLSLHLVRVAPGCRLDAHVHEGQWEVHRVAAGSGVAVIDGKQAAYRPGVAAVIPKGARHEVRAGDQGLLLYAEFAPALV, encoded by the coding sequence ATGAACGAGAACGGGAGTGGTTTCGAGGAAGGGTGCTGCGTGTTCCCGGGTAGGACGATCCGCCTTGCCGATATCCCGGAAAAACCCCATCCGGCCTTTGCCGGGGTGTTTTTACGCTGCCTGGTCCCGGGGCGGGAGACCGGGGGCACGCTCAGCCTTCATCTGGTCCGGGTGGCGCCGGGATGCCGCCTTGACGCCCATGTCCATGAGGGGCAATGGGAGGTGCATCGGGTGGCGGCCGGAAGCGGCGTGGCCGTCATCGACGGCAAACAGGCGGCGTATCGGCCCGGGGTGGCGGCGGTCATCCCCAAAGGGGCCCGGCATGAGGTTCGGGCCGGGGACCAGGGCCTTTTGCTGTATGCGGAGTTCGCCCCGGCCCTGGTGTAG
- the metE gene encoding 5-methyltetrahydropteroyltriglutamate--homocysteine S-methyltransferase: MQTHVLGFPRMGASRELKFALERHWRGELSAQGLVDIGRELTVRHWEIQREAGLSLVAVGDFSFYDHVLDTAAMLGLLPGRFADEPRPLFPETYFAMARGDAEKNLPPLDMTKWFDTNYHYLAPEITPGMTPRLARQAVIEDARLAVSLGHRPKAVLLGPLTFLSLCRAEDGADRFELLPGIMAVYREILQQLAPLCPVIQIDEPILCTEMATAAKAYFKPASVMLRAAAEGAKLLLATYFGGLGENLDLALESGFDILHLDATRAGHELSGVADRLLGDMSLSLGLVSGRNIWKTDLARAVATARDMARKLGEDRLLIGTGCSLLHCPVDLERERALAPDVRRTMSFAVQKCREVAVIAEAAEGWDHAETLAKNAADLAAGRDNPLACDPAVRRRLEGVTPAMLSRQSPFAERKKAQQARLNLPLLPTTTIGSFPQTAAIRAARLALRRGEMDQAGYRAAMQEAIADAVARQEALSLDVLVHGEPERNDMVEYFGQMLGGFCFTENGWVQSYGSRCVKPPVIFGDVSRPAPMTVDWIGHAQSLTQKPVKGMLTGPVTILNWSFVREDIPRAEVCRQIALAVRDEVADLERAGTPIIQIDEAAFREGLPLGRADQEAYLTWAVECFRLTASGVSDATQIHTHMCYSEFGTIIRWIAAMDADVISIECSRSKMELLSAFGEFEYPNDIGPGIYDIHSPRVPGVEEMAGLLRKAMAVIPAERLWVNPDCGLKTRDWPETMASLANVVAAAKMLRAEIEAEK; encoded by the coding sequence ATGCAAACGCATGTCCTTGGTTTTCCCCGCATGGGGGCCTCCCGTGAACTCAAGTTCGCCCTGGAACGACACTGGCGCGGCGAACTGTCCGCCCAGGGCCTGGTCGACATCGGCCGGGAACTGACCGTCCGGCATTGGGAAATCCAGCGTGAGGCCGGGTTATCGCTGGTGGCCGTGGGGGATTTTTCCTTTTACGACCACGTGCTGGATACGGCCGCCATGCTCGGGCTTCTGCCCGGGCGGTTTGCGGATGAACCCCGTCCCCTTTTCCCGGAGACGTATTTCGCCATGGCCCGGGGCGATGCCGAAAAAAACCTGCCGCCCCTGGACATGACCAAGTGGTTCGACACCAACTACCACTACCTCGCGCCCGAGATCACCCCGGGCATGACCCCGCGCCTTGCCCGGCAGGCCGTGATCGAGGACGCCCGGCTGGCCGTGTCCCTGGGGCATCGGCCCAAGGCCGTGCTCCTGGGGCCGTTGACCTTTTTGTCCCTGTGCCGGGCAGAGGACGGGGCGGATCGTTTTGAGCTGCTTCCCGGGATCATGGCCGTCTACCGCGAGATCCTGCAGCAATTGGCCCCCCTGTGCCCGGTCATCCAGATCGACGAGCCCATCTTGTGCACGGAGATGGCTACGGCGGCCAAGGCCTATTTCAAACCCGCCAGCGTCATGTTGCGCGCCGCCGCCGAGGGCGCCAAGCTCCTTTTGGCCACGTATTTCGGCGGGCTGGGGGAAAACCTGGACCTGGCCCTGGAGTCCGGGTTCGACATCCTGCACCTGGACGCCACCCGGGCCGGACACGAGCTCTCCGGTGTCGCCGACCGGCTCCTCGGGGACATGTCCCTGTCCCTGGGGCTGGTCTCCGGCCGCAACATCTGGAAGACGGACCTCGCCCGGGCTGTGGCGACCGCCCGGGACATGGCCCGGAAACTGGGGGAGGACCGGCTGCTCATCGGTACGGGCTGCTCGCTTCTGCACTGCCCGGTGGACCTGGAGCGGGAGCGGGCGCTTGCGCCGGACGTGCGTCGGACCATGTCCTTTGCCGTGCAGAAATGCCGCGAGGTGGCGGTCATCGCCGAGGCGGCCGAGGGGTGGGACCATGCCGAGACCCTGGCCAAAAACGCCGCCGACCTGGCGGCCGGGCGCGACAATCCCCTGGCCTGCGACCCTGCCGTGCGCCGTCGCCTGGAGGGCGTCACCCCGGCCATGCTCTCGCGGCAAAGCCCCTTTGCCGAGCGCAAAAAGGCCCAGCAGGCGCGCCTGAACCTGCCCCTTTTGCCCACCACCACCATCGGCTCCTTCCCGCAGACCGCCGCCATCCGGGCTGCGCGGCTGGCCCTGCGCCGGGGGGAGATGGATCAGGCAGGCTACCGGGCGGCCATGCAGGAGGCCATCGCCGACGCCGTGGCCCGGCAGGAGGCGCTTTCGCTGGATGTCCTGGTCCACGGCGAGCCCGAGCGCAACGACATGGTGGAATATTTCGGGCAGATGCTGGGGGGCTTTTGCTTTACGGAAAACGGCTGGGTGCAGAGTTACGGCAGCCGCTGCGTGAAGCCGCCGGTCATCTTCGGCGACGTGTCGCGCCCGGCGCCCATGACCGTGGACTGGATCGGCCATGCCCAAAGTCTGACCCAAAAACCGGTCAAGGGCATGCTGACCGGGCCGGTGACCATCCTCAACTGGAGCTTCGTGCGCGAGGACATCCCCCGGGCCGAGGTCTGCCGCCAGATCGCCCTGGCCGTGCGCGACGAGGTGGCGGACCTGGAGCGGGCCGGGACGCCGATCATCCAGATCGACGAGGCGGCCTTCCGGGAGGGGCTGCCGCTTGGCCGGGCGGACCAGGAGGCCTACCTGACCTGGGCCGTGGAGTGCTTCCGGCTGACGGCCTCGGGGGTGTCCGACGCCACGCAGATCCACACCCACATGTGCTACAGCGAGTTCGGGACCATCATCCGCTGGATCGCGGCCATGGATGCGGACGTCATCAGCATCGAATGCAGCCGCAGCAAGATGGAGCTTTTGTCGGCGTTCGGGGAGTTTGAATATCCCAACGACATCGGGCCGGGCATCTACGACATCCACAGCCCCCGGGTGCCCGGGGTGGAAGAGATGGCGGGGCTTTTGCGCAAGGCCATGGCCGTGATCCCGGCTGAGCGGTTGTGGGTCAATCCGGACTGCGGCTTAAAAACCCGGGACTGGCCCGAGACCATGGCCTCGCTGGCCAATGTGGTGGCGGCGGCGAAGATGCTTCGGGCGGAAATCGAGGCTGAAAAATAG
- a CDS encoding polysaccharide deacetylase family protein, whose protein sequence is MHRFLFVCCLVAALLTAWAGGNAARAGMLTLTFDDGLASVYAHAFPILKKYGIPATTGIIAARLKNADDDFMNVAQVRELTQGGWEVASHGLTHKRPVDIPEGYAQEPLKNCRNVKGSETVFEAKYAYEELAGLTEDGRRLKELDNEKDVKSTPGSYYYDELIGEVVFRPLDPDDVEDGTIRAVSYQREMVESREVLAELGFPARTYITPHNYWTTHMRDLSRSLYDQVVTGGDDGNFPGRTDRWWIKRHVVHTADSAQTIIDLTKKVVVDEDGWLVLCLHGVGDDVGWEPWSAANLEAFAAWIAKNGVATVTIAEGARRYFQDKGVARGKG, encoded by the coding sequence ATGCACCGGTTCCTTTTCGTCTGCTGTCTTGTGGCGGCGCTGCTCACGGCCTGGGCCGGGGGCAATGCCGCCCGGGCAGGAATGCTCACCCTGACCTTTGACGACGGGCTGGCCAGCGTCTACGCCCATGCCTTTCCCATTCTGAAAAAATACGGCATCCCGGCCACCACGGGGATCATCGCCGCGCGCCTGAAAAACGCCGATGATGATTTCATGAACGTGGCCCAGGTGCGGGAACTGACACAGGGCGGCTGGGAGGTGGCCTCCCACGGCCTGACCCATAAGCGGCCCGTGGACATCCCCGAAGGATACGCCCAGGAGCCGCTGAAAAACTGTCGCAACGTCAAGGGCAGCGAAACGGTGTTCGAGGCCAAGTACGCCTATGAGGAACTGGCCGGGCTGACCGAGGACGGACGGCGCCTCAAGGAGCTCGACAACGAAAAAGACGTGAAATCCACCCCGGGCAGCTATTATTACGACGAACTGATCGGCGAGGTGGTGTTTCGGCCCCTGGACCCCGACGATGTGGAGGACGGCACCATCCGGGCCGTGTCCTATCAGCGGGAGATGGTGGAGTCGCGCGAGGTTCTGGCGGAACTGGGATTTCCCGCGCGTACCTACATCACCCCGCACAACTACTGGACCACCCACATGCGTGACCTCAGCCGCTCCCTGTACGACCAGGTGGTCACCGGCGGCGACGACGGCAATTTCCCCGGCCGCACGGATCGCTGGTGGATCAAGCGCCATGTGGTGCATACGGCCGATTCGGCCCAGACCATCATCGACCTGACGAAAAAGGTGGTGGTGGATGAGGACGGCTGGCTGGTGTTGTGCCTGCACGGGGTGGGCGACGATGTGGGCTGGGAGCCCTGGTCCGCCGCCAACCTGGAGGCCTTTGCGGCCTGGATCGCGAAAAACGGGGTGGCCACGGTGACGATCGCCGAAGGAGCGCGGCGATATTTTCAGGACAAGGGCGTCGCACGGGGAAAGGGATGA
- a CDS encoding Fic family protein, which produces MLTFFRIFCAAAPGIAGGQRRHRLRPQVAPQVAPQVEQLLLAMGGEMSREALQRLLGLQDRKSFRERYLGPALAEGLVEMTIADRPTSRLQRYRLAERGRRCRRERHAG; this is translated from the coding sequence TTGCTGACCTTTTTCCGCATTTTTTGCGCCGCCGCTCCTGGCATAGCTGGCGGCCAGCGACGCCATCGCCTCCGCCCCCAAGTCGCCCCCCAAGTCGCCCCCCAAGTCGAGCAATTGCTGCTGGCCATGGGCGGCGAGATGTCGCGCGAGGCGTTGCAGCGTCTCCTGGGGTTGCAGGACCGCAAGTCCTTTCGGGAACGCTACCTCGGACCGGCCCTGGCGGAGGGACTCGTGGAGATGACCATTGCGGACAGGCCCACAAGCCGCCTGCAACGGTATCGGCTGGCGGAGAGGGGACGCCGGTGTCGGCGGGAGCGGCATGCGGGGTAG
- the budA gene encoding acetolactate decarboxylase, which translates to MNFRALKPLRVLALFLCLAALASGCAGKSGKNVLFQAATIDSLSAGGLDGGVSIGELSRRGDTGLGTVDGLDGEMVVARGVFYRVAHDGAVNVIDKGVRSPFAMVVFFSADRTVAIPGGASLADATDALEAALPTKNLYYAVRLTGTFSQLKVRSVPGQSRPYPPLAKALAEQSVFELENVAGTMVGFRCPKNVGGLNVPGWHLHFISDPDAAGKRVGGHVLAGRVGAVTAEVADLRQVEMVFPKLGDFDATPPAGEAQPIKGEAVGHD; encoded by the coding sequence ATGAACTTTCGCGCCTTGAAGCCCCTGCGCGTTCTGGCCCTTTTCCTGTGCCTGGCGGCCCTGGCCTCGGGCTGTGCGGGGAAGTCCGGCAAAAACGTCCTTTTCCAGGCCGCCACCATCGACTCCCTGTCCGCCGGGGGCCTGGACGGCGGGGTGAGCATCGGCGAACTCTCCCGGCGCGGCGACACGGGCCTGGGCACCGTGGACGGCCTGGACGGCGAGATGGTGGTGGCGCGCGGCGTGTTCTACCGCGTGGCCCATGACGGCGCGGTAAACGTCATCGACAAGGGCGTCCGGTCGCCCTTCGCCATGGTGGTCTTTTTCTCCGCCGACCGTACCGTGGCCATCCCCGGCGGCGCGTCCCTGGCCGATGCCACGGACGCCCTGGAGGCCGCGCTGCCCACGAAGAATCTGTATTACGCCGTGCGCCTGACCGGAACCTTCAGCCAACTCAAGGTCCGCAGCGTGCCGGGCCAGAGCCGCCCCTATCCGCCTCTGGCCAAGGCCCTGGCCGAGCAGAGCGTGTTCGAGCTGGAAAACGTGGCCGGGACCATGGTGGGCTTTCGCTGCCCGAAAAACGTGGGTGGCCTGAACGTGCCCGGCTGGCACCTGCATTTCATCTCCGACCCCGACGCTGCGGGCAAACGTGTGGGCGGCCATGTGCTGGCGGGCCGGGTCGGCGCGGTCACGGCGGAGGTGGCGGACCTGCGGCAGGTGGAGATGGTGTTTCCGAAGCTGGGCGATTTCGACGCCACCCCCCCGGCCGGGGAGGCGCAGCCGATCAAGGGTGAGGCCGTGGGGCACGACTAG
- a CDS encoding helix-turn-helix transcriptional regulator — MDDGAMVRFGREPYDGDVRTVAAVGVPPDFSRHAHASWIIGLAERGRRRMSLPGGEFDVPQGGLYLIPPDTPHACVPLGPPPHAHRAVCLSGRTFRDMAGTAARDAADDAPGDAAAWLRCFFELVDADAPAQARRTALAKALGALPGLPEATVWPGGDPAGGGVRAEVERAASYLAGQARRNPSLDETARHAGLSPFHLHRLFAARFGLAPHAFVMRQRLRLALAALEAGHSVAQAAVLAGFADQSHFTRQFRRAVGVTPGRFVRTQPKAAGRSDGA, encoded by the coding sequence ATGGACGACGGTGCGATGGTGCGTTTCGGGCGCGAGCCCTATGACGGCGACGTGCGCACGGTGGCGGCCGTGGGCGTGCCCCCGGATTTTTCCCGGCACGCCCACGCCAGTTGGATCATCGGGCTTGCGGAACGCGGGCGTCGGCGCATGTCGCTTCCCGGCGGGGAGTTCGACGTGCCCCAGGGCGGCCTCTACCTCATCCCCCCGGACACCCCCCACGCCTGCGTCCCCCTTGGCCCGCCGCCCCACGCCCACCGGGCCGTGTGCCTGTCTGGGCGGACCTTTCGGGACATGGCCGGGACAGCGGCCCGGGACGCAGCCGACGACGCGCCCGGCGACGCGGCCGCGTGGCTCCGTTGCTTCTTCGAACTGGTGGATGCGGATGCCCCGGCCCAGGCCCGGCGCACGGCCCTGGCTAAGGCCCTTGGCGCGCTGCCCGGACTGCCTGAGGCGACAGTGTGGCCCGGGGGCGATCCGGCTGGGGGCGGCGTCCGGGCCGAGGTGGAGCGGGCCGCCAGCTACCTGGCCGGGCAGGCCCGGCGCAATCCCAGCCTGGACGAGACGGCCCGGCATGCGGGTCTAAGCCCCTTTCATCTGCATAGGCTGTTCGCCGCCCGGTTCGGCCTGGCCCCTCATGCCTTCGTCATGCGCCAAAGGCTGCGTCTGGCCCTGGCCGCCCTGGAGGCGGGCCACAGCGTGGCCCAGGCCGCCGTCTTGGCCGGATTCGCCGACCAGAGCCATTTCACCCGCCAGTTCCGGCGCGCCGTGGGGGTCACGCCGGGGCGCTTTGTCCGGACGCAGCCGAAGGCGGCAGGGCGATCTGACGGGGCGTGA
- a CDS encoding ABC transporter ATP-binding protein: MNHALIEIKNLRKSFQGQEVLRGVDLAVPEGGITLIIGKSGEGKSVLLKHIVGLLRPDSGEILFQGRSLTGMRRAERGALARSMSFMFQNMALFDSLTVFENIALPLREKTRQGEKEITARVMDKIERLELGVVAGKYPSQISGGMQKRVALARALVTEPRVILFDEPTTGLDPIRKNGVLSLISQSRQTFGFTALMVSHDIPDVFRIAAKVALLDGGRIVFEGTPEEILATDMPVVTRFLAGQEETETDLEGAA; this comes from the coding sequence ATGAACCACGCACTTATCGAGATCAAAAATCTTCGCAAATCCTTTCAAGGCCAGGAAGTCCTGCGCGGCGTCGATCTGGCCGTGCCCGAGGGCGGCATCACGCTGATCATCGGCAAAAGCGGCGAGGGCAAGAGCGTGCTGCTCAAGCATATCGTGGGCCTATTGCGGCCCGATTCCGGGGAGATCCTGTTCCAGGGCCGGTCCCTGACGGGGATGCGCCGTGCCGAACGGGGGGCCCTGGCCCGCAGCATGAGCTTCATGTTCCAGAACATGGCCCTTTTCGATTCCCTGACGGTGTTCGAAAATATCGCCCTGCCGCTTCGCGAAAAGACCAGGCAGGGGGAAAAGGAAATCACCGCCCGGGTCATGGACAAGATCGAACGCCTGGAGCTTGGGGTCGTGGCCGGGAAATATCCCTCGCAAATCTCAGGCGGCATGCAGAAGCGCGTGGCCCTGGCCCGGGCCCTGGTCACCGAACCCCGGGTCATCCTCTTCGACGAGCCGACCACCGGGCTTGATCCCATCCGCAAAAACGGCGTGCTGTCCCTTATCTCCCAATCCCGCCAGACCTTCGGGTTCACGGCGCTCATGGTCAGCCACGACATCCCCGACGTTTTCCGCATTGCGGCCAAGGTGGCCCTGCTGGACGGCGGCCGCATCGTCTTCGAGGGAACCCCCGAGGAGATCCTGGCCACGGACATGCCGGTGGTGACCCGGTTTCTGGCCGGGCAGGAAGAGACGGAAACCGATCTGGAGGGAGCGGCATGA
- a CDS encoding glycosyltransferase, with amino-acid sequence MSRRPLRIVVAGFFVGFPLGGQAWMVLHYLVGLARLGHEVLFVEDASDWAYPFDPAVGHGVSDSSHGRAVLTDMLARHGLAGRSFYRSDIEGRTFGVSPDEMRRFCAQADLFLNVSGVVPLREEYLAPRVRAFIDTDPVFTQVKIERDQGMRDYVLAHEHFFTYGLNLPSGGVPDVPLSGLDWRPLAPPVVLDLWDGGVSPGRGYTTIGTWDAKDRDLEIGGRRLSWRKSLKYEAMIDLPSRLPGVELDLTMSGMKEAAPRFADAGWIVRDALEMSADPYVYRDYILGSKAHFSLAKDQNVLLGSGWFSDRSASYLAAGKPVIDEDTGFGAVLPTGEGLFAFEGPDAAVAAIRAVEADPVRHGRAARKIAEEHFDAAKVLSGLLAAVGLG; translated from the coding sequence ATGAGCCGTCGTCCGTTGCGCATCGTGGTGGCCGGTTTTTTTGTGGGCTTTCCCCTTGGAGGGCAGGCCTGGATGGTCCTGCACTATCTGGTGGGACTTGCCCGCCTGGGGCATGAGGTGCTTTTTGTGGAGGACGCCTCGGACTGGGCCTATCCCTTTGACCCGGCCGTGGGGCATGGCGTGAGCGACTCAAGCCACGGCCGGGCGGTTCTGACGGATATGCTGGCCCGGCACGGCCTGGCCGGTCGCTCTTTCTACCGCAGCGACATCGAGGGCCGCACCTTTGGCGTAAGCCCCGACGAGATGCGCCGGTTTTGCGCCCAGGCCGACCTTTTTCTCAACGTCTCCGGGGTGGTTCCGCTTCGCGAGGAATACCTCGCCCCCAGGGTGCGGGCCTTCATTGACACCGACCCGGTCTTCACCCAGGTCAAGATCGAGCGCGACCAGGGAATGCGCGACTACGTCCTGGCCCACGAGCATTTTTTCACCTACGGCCTGAACCTGCCCTCAGGCGGCGTGCCGGACGTGCCCCTGTCGGGCCTGGACTGGAGGCCCCTGGCCCCGCCCGTGGTGCTCGATCTGTGGGACGGCGGGGTCTCGCCCGGCCGGGGCTACACCACCATCGGCACCTGGGACGCCAAGGACCGCGACCTGGAGATCGGCGGCCGCCGCCTCAGTTGGCGAAAAAGCCTGAAATACGAGGCCATGATCGATCTGCCGTCGCGCCTTCCCGGTGTGGAACTGGACTTGACCATGAGCGGCATGAAAGAGGCCGCGCCGCGTTTCGCCGACGCGGGGTGGATCGTGCGCGACGCCCTGGAGATGTCCGCCGACCCTTACGTCTACCGCGACTACATCCTGGGCTCCAAGGCCCATTTCTCCCTGGCCAAGGACCAGAACGTGCTGCTTGGAAGCGGCTGGTTTTCGGATCGAAGCGCCAGCTATCTGGCGGCCGGAAAGCCGGTCATTGACGAGGACACGGGATTTGGCGCGGTGCTGCCCACGGGCGAGGGCCTTTTCGCCTTTGAGGGGCCGGACGCGGCCGTCGCCGCCATCCGGGCCGTGGAGGCCGATCCCGTGCGCCACGGCCGGGCCGCCCGCAAGATCGCCGAGGAACATTTCGACGCGGCCAAGGTCTTGTCCGGGCTGCTGGCCGCTGTCGGGCTTGGCTGA
- a CDS encoding CBS domain-containing protein: MKISDLMRKNLIKVRPEAHIGHVLIWYNGLTDTSRNTYVVDERGGLLGVVTIFDFLFMLVPGPVAEDSLAGRIQGRDALLRALRRNMAAIADTEVGSIMDTQFPTARADDLFVTAHGLIMEQRANAVPVLDDQGILMGEVSRRMILGFLVQNL, from the coding sequence ATGAAAATTTCCGACCTGATGCGTAAAAATCTCATCAAGGTGCGCCCCGAGGCCCATATCGGGCATGTGCTCATCTGGTACAACGGCCTGACCGACACCTCCCGCAACACCTACGTGGTGGATGAACGCGGCGGGCTCCTGGGCGTGGTGACCATTTTCGATTTCCTGTTCATGCTGGTGCCCGGGCCGGTCGCCGAGGACAGCCTGGCAGGGCGGATTCAGGGGCGCGATGCGCTTTTGCGGGCGCTTCGGCGCAATATGGCGGCCATTGCCGACACGGAGGTGGGCAGCATCATGGATACGCAGTTTCCCACGGCCCGGGCCGACGACCTGTTCGTCACGGCGCATGGGCTGATCATGGAGCAGCGGGCCAATGCCGTGCCGGTTCTGGACGACCAGGGCATCCTGATGGGGGAGGTGTCGCGGCGCATGATACTGGGATTTTTGGTGCAGAATTTGTAA